A DNA window from Xyrauchen texanus isolate HMW12.3.18 chromosome 6, RBS_HiC_50CHRs, whole genome shotgun sequence contains the following coding sequences:
- the LOC127644924 gene encoding zinc finger protein 239-like: MVRDHGYSPAVSRETTRDNMAVKVDLMDVKEENQEMNEVKEEKHNPDHTLHCFKMEQNNFSDSQTETLSQKRTKRTRVKHSFTCHLCGKSFKHKEKLTNHMRIHTEEKPFKCHQCGKSFIQACKLKKHLPVHSQEKSYSCDQCGKTFSSASVLRTHWKIHPNGKPYLCSLCGKRFSFVQCLKVHQRRHAGVTDHVCSECGKGFYRACELERHKKSHTGDKPYKCSHCGKSFTSSGNLTKHERVHTGEKPYHCKSCGKSFSSSGNLKIHERVHTGEKPYHCTSCGKRFSQSSNLLTHRKNHCPGLSP; the protein is encoded by the exons ATGGTTCGAGATCATGGATATAGTCCTGCTGTTAGtcgagagaccactcgggacaacATGGCAGTTAAAGTTG atCTGATGGATGTAAAAGAGGAAAATCAAGAAATGAATGAAGTGAAGGAGGAAAAACACAATCCTGATCATACACTTCATTGTTTCAAAatggaacaaaataattttaGTGACTCACAGACTGAAACTTTATCACAAAAGAGAACTAAAAGAACAAGAGTAAAACACTCTTTCACCTGTCAtctgtgtggaaagagtttcaaacataaagaaaaacttactaatcacatgagaattcacactgaagagaagcctttcaaatgccatcagtgtgggaagagtttcataCAGGCATGCAAGCTCAAGAAACATCTGCCTGTGCACTCTCAAGAAAAGTCATATAGCTGTGATCAGTGTGGCAAGACATTTTCTTCAGCATCAGTCTTAAGAACACACTGGAAAATTCATCCAAATGGGAAGCCTTACTTGTGTTCACTTTGTGGGAAAAGGTTTTCATTTGTGCAGTGTTTAAAAGTCCACCAGAGAAGACATGCCGGTGTGACAGATCATGTGTGCTCTGAGTGTGGGAAAGGCTTTTacagagcttgtgaattggaacgTCACAAAAAAAGCCATACTGGAGataaaccttacaagtgttcacattgtggaaagagtttcactagTTCAGGAAACCTGACAAAACAtgagagagtgcatactggagagaagccataccactgcaaatcatgtgggaagagtttcagtaGTTCAGGAAACCTGAAAATACATGAGCGTgtacatactggagagaaaccataccactgcacttcatgtgggaagagATTCAGCCAATCAAGTAATCTACTGACTCATAGAAAAAATCATTGCCCTGGGTTGTCACCATGA